One Polynucleobacter sp. MG-5-Ahmo-C2 genomic window carries:
- the lspA gene encoding signal peptidase II — MSLPFLRYLAIATITLLLDQASKWLALSNLKLGIPEQVLPFLNWLLLFNPGAAFSFLAQGSGWQRWFFTIIGLVACIYIVWLLRKNQNDQLLGVALSLILGGAIGNILDRLMYGAVVDFIDVHYATWHWPAFNIADSAICIAAVLIIFGELHKSFGKSPQSH, encoded by the coding sequence ATGAGCCTGCCTTTTCTACGCTACCTGGCTATTGCCACCATTACTTTACTGCTTGATCAGGCTAGTAAATGGCTAGCTTTGAGCAATTTGAAATTGGGAATACCAGAACAGGTACTGCCTTTTCTAAATTGGCTCCTGCTCTTCAATCCAGGTGCAGCATTTTCCTTTTTGGCACAGGGCTCTGGTTGGCAACGCTGGTTCTTCACCATTATTGGCTTAGTCGCCTGCATCTATATTGTTTGGCTACTGCGTAAAAACCAAAATGATCAATTACTTGGCGTAGCACTCAGCCTAATTTTGGGCGGGGCCATAGGTAATATATTGGATCGATTAATGTATGGCGCTGTGGTGGACTTCATCGATGTGCACTATGCCACTTGGCACTGGCCAGCCTTCAATATTGCCGATAGCGCTATTTGTATTGCTGCAGTACTCATCATTTTTGGCGAATTGCACAAGTCATTTGGCAAATCCCCTCAATCCCATTAA
- a CDS encoding cold-shock protein has protein sequence MATGIVKWFNDAKGFGFIKPDDGEEELFAHFSAITMPGFKTLKENQKVTFDITQGPKGKQATNIQAA, from the coding sequence ATGGCGACCGGAATTGTTAAGTGGTTCAATGATGCAAAAGGTTTTGGCTTTATCAAACCTGATGATGGTGAAGAAGAGTTGTTCGCGCATTTCAGCGCAATTACTATGCCTGGGTTCAAAACCCTTAAGGAAAACCAAAAGGTAACGTTTGATATTACCCAAGGCCCTAAAGGCAAGCAAGCTACCAATATCCAAGCGGCTTAA
- the coaBC gene encoding bifunctional phosphopantothenoylcysteine decarboxylase/phosphopantothenate--cysteine ligase CoaBC: MQSLLNKKIVLGISGGIAAYKSPELARQLMQEGASVQVVMTDAATQFVTPVTMQALTGNPVYTSQWDNSIGNNMAHIELSRSADAIVIAPASADLMAKLSLGLADDLLSTLCLARDCPLLLAPAMNKQMWEHAATQRSVKRLNEDRVSLLGPASGFQACGEVGMGRMLEPAEIAEQVIAFFQKKTLAGKNVLITAGPTFEAIDPVRGITNHSSGKMGFAIARAAIEAGAQVQLVAGPCDLSTPLEATGKISRTNVTSAKEMHAATLRAADCDIFFAVAAVADWGIAKPSKEKIKRQGKGAPGIEFIANPDILLDVAKTVKTKDGKPSPYCVGFAAESTDLQANATEKRQRKGIPMVVGNIGPETFGSDLNQLLIIDETGSKKIAKAEKLELARQLIQIVAKKIKQ; the protein is encoded by the coding sequence ATGCAATCACTTTTAAACAAGAAAATTGTCCTGGGAATCTCTGGTGGCATTGCAGCCTACAAGAGCCCCGAACTTGCTCGTCAGTTAATGCAAGAGGGCGCTTCGGTACAGGTGGTGATGACTGACGCTGCAACCCAATTCGTAACGCCCGTCACTATGCAAGCACTCACAGGCAATCCGGTTTACACCAGCCAATGGGACAACAGCATTGGCAATAATATGGCTCACATTGAGCTATCTCGCTCTGCTGATGCTATTGTGATTGCCCCTGCTAGTGCTGATTTGATGGCTAAATTATCTTTAGGCTTAGCTGATGATTTACTTAGTACGCTTTGCCTGGCAAGAGATTGCCCACTGTTACTAGCCCCAGCGATGAATAAACAAATGTGGGAGCACGCAGCGACCCAAAGAAGCGTTAAGCGTCTCAATGAAGATAGAGTTTCTCTTCTGGGTCCAGCAAGCGGCTTTCAGGCTTGTGGTGAAGTTGGCATGGGTAGAATGTTAGAGCCTGCTGAAATTGCAGAGCAAGTGATTGCTTTCTTTCAGAAAAAAACTTTAGCCGGTAAAAATGTATTAATTACTGCCGGGCCTACTTTTGAAGCTATCGATCCAGTGCGCGGGATTACCAATCACAGCTCCGGAAAAATGGGCTTTGCAATCGCACGTGCCGCAATAGAGGCTGGCGCGCAAGTACAGCTTGTCGCAGGTCCTTGTGATTTATCAACACCACTAGAAGCCACTGGGAAGATTTCCCGCACCAATGTTACTAGCGCAAAAGAAATGCATGCGGCAACACTAAGGGCCGCTGATTGCGACATCTTTTTTGCTGTGGCTGCAGTCGCTGACTGGGGTATTGCGAAACCCTCTAAAGAAAAAATCAAGCGCCAAGGCAAAGGAGCGCCTGGCATTGAATTTATTGCTAACCCAGATATTCTTCTGGATGTTGCCAAGACAGTTAAAACTAAAGATGGTAAGCCATCCCCCTACTGCGTTGGCTTTGCAGCAGAATCTACCGATCTCCAGGCGAATGCGACTGAAAAACGTCAACGCAAAGGGATTCCAATGGTTGTCGGCAACATCGGCCCGGAAACCTTTGGTAGCGACCTTAATCAATTACTCATCATTGATGAAACTGGCAGCAAGAAAATTGCTAAAGCTGAAAAGCTTGAGCTTGCTCGCCAACTCATTCAGATAGTTGCCAAGAAAATTAAGCAGTAA
- the clpA gene encoding ATP-dependent Clp protease ATP-binding subunit ClpA codes for MIAQELEVSLHMAFVDARASRHEFITVEHLLAALLDNATAVEVLKACAVNIAELRSQLKNFINDNTPVVPGNDEVDTQPTLGFQRVIQRAIMHVQSTSNGKKEVTGANVLVAIFGEKDSHAVYFLQQQGVTRLDVVNFISHGVRKDQTEHVKPVDATQETEEAASSGKESPLDQYTQNLNALARQGKIDPLIGRDSEVERVIQVLCRRRKNNPLLVGEAGVGKTAIAEGLAWRIVKGDVPDILANATVYSLDMGALLAGTKYRGDFEQRLKSVLKSLKDHAHGVLFIDEIHTLIGAGAASGGTLDASNLLKPALSNGQLKCIGATTFTEYRGIFEKDAALSRRFQKVDVVEPTVDQTVQILRGLKSRFEEHHSVKYAAGALVAAAELSARYINDRHLPDKAIDVIDEAGAAQRILPKSKQKKTIGRPEIEEIVAKIARIPPQSVTVDDRSKLQTLDRDIKSVVFGQDPAIEALASAIKMTRAGLGKIDRPIGSFLFSGPTGVGKTEVAKQLAYILGIELLRFDMSEYMERHAVSRLIGAPPGYVGFDQGGLLTEAVNKKPHCVLLLDEIEKAHPDIFNILLQVMDHGTLTDNNGRKTDFRNVIIIMTTNAGAEAMQKSTIGFTNARESGDEMADIKKFFTPEFRNRLDAIVSFRALDETIIMRVVDKFLMQLEEQLHEKKVDATFSPALRAHLAKHGFDPLMGARPMQRIIQDTVRKALADELLFGKLAQGGHVAVDVDAEGKVQLDFDAPMPPRKTLKADIAPAEEI; via the coding sequence ATGATTGCCCAAGAATTAGAAGTGAGTTTGCATATGGCGTTTGTTGACGCAAGGGCATCACGACACGAGTTCATTACAGTCGAACATTTATTGGCTGCGTTATTAGATAATGCAACCGCAGTTGAGGTGCTGAAGGCCTGCGCAGTTAATATTGCAGAGTTGCGTTCACAGCTTAAAAACTTTATCAATGACAACACACCAGTAGTTCCTGGCAACGATGAGGTGGATACACAACCAACGCTTGGATTTCAGCGCGTGATTCAACGCGCCATCATGCACGTGCAATCTACGTCTAATGGCAAGAAAGAGGTAACTGGTGCAAATGTCTTGGTTGCCATCTTTGGTGAAAAAGATTCGCATGCGGTGTACTTCTTGCAACAGCAAGGGGTCACTCGTTTAGATGTTGTGAACTTTATTAGTCACGGTGTTCGGAAAGATCAAACTGAGCACGTTAAGCCTGTGGATGCAACTCAAGAAACGGAGGAGGCGGCCTCATCTGGTAAGGAGAGCCCGCTTGACCAGTACACACAAAATCTCAATGCCTTGGCTCGTCAAGGCAAGATTGATCCACTCATTGGGCGCGATAGTGAGGTGGAGCGCGTTATTCAGGTGCTTTGCCGTCGTCGTAAGAACAACCCTCTGTTGGTTGGCGAAGCCGGTGTTGGTAAAACTGCTATTGCGGAGGGCTTGGCTTGGCGCATTGTGAAGGGTGATGTGCCTGACATCTTGGCTAATGCCACTGTTTATTCTTTGGATATGGGTGCATTGCTTGCTGGTACCAAATATCGTGGTGACTTTGAGCAGCGACTGAAGAGTGTTCTTAAGTCGCTCAAGGATCATGCTCATGGTGTTTTGTTTATCGATGAAATTCATACGTTGATTGGTGCAGGTGCTGCATCAGGCGGAACATTGGATGCCAGCAATCTTTTAAAGCCTGCTTTATCTAATGGCCAACTTAAATGCATTGGTGCAACGACATTTACTGAGTACCGTGGAATCTTTGAAAAAGATGCTGCTTTGTCTCGTCGCTTCCAGAAAGTGGATGTAGTTGAGCCAACTGTAGATCAGACTGTACAAATCTTGCGTGGTTTGAAGTCTCGGTTTGAAGAGCACCATAGCGTGAAGTATGCGGCTGGTGCCTTAGTGGCTGCGGCAGAGCTTTCTGCTCGTTATATCAATGACCGCCATTTGCCGGATAAAGCAATCGATGTAATCGATGAGGCTGGTGCTGCACAACGTATTTTGCCGAAGTCTAAACAGAAGAAAACCATCGGCCGCCCAGAGATCGAAGAGATTGTTGCCAAGATTGCCCGTATACCGCCTCAGTCAGTCACGGTTGACGATCGCAGTAAATTGCAAACTTTGGATCGCGATATTAAGAGCGTAGTCTTCGGTCAGGATCCTGCGATTGAAGCTCTGGCAAGTGCGATTAAGATGACGCGCGCTGGTCTTGGCAAGATTGATCGTCCTATTGGTTCATTCTTATTTTCTGGTCCTACGGGCGTTGGCAAAACTGAGGTTGCCAAGCAGCTTGCCTATATCTTGGGTATTGAATTGCTCCGTTTTGATATGTCTGAGTACATGGAGCGTCACGCCGTAAGCCGTTTGATTGGTGCGCCTCCGGGGTACGTGGGCTTTGATCAGGGCGGACTATTAACTGAAGCGGTGAATAAGAAACCGCATTGCGTGCTTTTGCTTGATGAAATAGAAAAAGCGCATCCAGATATTTTCAATATCCTCTTGCAGGTGATGGATCATGGCACCTTGACGGATAACAATGGTCGCAAGACTGATTTCCGTAACGTCATCATCATCATGACCACCAATGCTGGTGCTGAGGCGATGCAGAAATCAACCATCGGCTTTACCAATGCACGTGAGTCTGGTGATGAGATGGCAGATATTAAGAAGTTCTTTACGCCAGAGTTCCGCAATCGCCTAGATGCGATCGTATCCTTCAGGGCTCTTGATGAAACGATCATCATGCGAGTCGTTGACAAGTTCTTGATGCAGTTGGAAGAGCAATTACATGAGAAGAAAGTTGACGCTACCTTTAGTCCAGCATTACGCGCTCACTTAGCGAAGCATGGCTTTGATCCTTTGATGGGGGCGCGTCCAATGCAGCGGATTATTCAAGATACTGTGCGCAAGGCCCTTGCTGATGAATTACTTTTTGGCAAGTTGGCACAGGGCGGACATGTGGCGGTTGATGTTGATGCTGAGGGCAAGGTGCAGTTAGATTTTGATGCTCCGATGCCACCCAGAAAGACGCTCAAGGCTGACATAGCTCCGGCGGAAGAAATCTAA
- the ileS gene encoding isoleucine--tRNA ligase has protein sequence MSRKKHMSEKENSYPVNLLDTPFPMRGDLAKREPQWVSQWQKNKLYEKIRAAHANQPKFILHDGPPYANGDIHIGHAVNKILKDMIVKSRWLMGFDSVYVPGWDCHGMPIEIQIEKQFGKNLPTADVQSKARAYAQVQVDKQKKDFERLGVMGDWNNPYLTMNYRNEADEIRALGKIWESGYVFRGLKPVNWCFDCGSALAEAEVEYQDKTDPTVDVGFAFDDAQRPQLAKAFGLSELPNKPGQIVIWTTTPWTIPANQAMNVHPELTYALVDIGDKLLILAKDRVETCLQDYGLEGKVIATCQGAQLANISFWHPLAPLHDGYKRLSPIYPAEYVTLDTGTGIVHSAPAYGEEDFKSCKANKLADNDILNPVMGNGVYASWLPLFANEYIWKANPKIVEAMREAGSLLRDKTYTHSYMHCWRHKSPIIYRATSQWFASMDKKPSDGKASLRETALEGINSTEFFPAWGKQRLHSMIVNRPDWTLSRQRQWGVPMAFLVHKESGEPHPRTIELLEEVAKRVEKEGIEAWQKLEVSELLGDEAAQYEKNRDTLDVWFDSGTTHWHVIRGSHRNELLTAEAGTPSGRLADLYLEGSDQHRGWFHSSLLTGAMLDGKPPYKALLTHGFTVDGQGRKMSKSVGNVIAPQQVADKLGAEIIRLWVASTDYSGEMTISDEILKRVTESYRRIRNTLRFLLANLSDFDPSKHSIPADQWLEIDRYAVALANQIQSDVEAHYKTYEFHPAVTRMLSFCSEDLGGFYLDILKDRLYTSAPDSPDRRAAQNALFHITRNLLKWLAPFLSFTAEEAWQAFPHGAGNKVESIFMEEFGNFPEIANANELLAKWGRIREIRSEVTKAIELEREAGHVGSSLQAELTIKLGDVDFAILHSLENDLRFVTITSSANIELSNDGLEVLVRGSQYKKCGRCWHHTKDVGSNADYPELCGRCISNLLGDGDHRLFA, from the coding sequence ATTTCCAGAAAAAAGCATATGTCTGAAAAAGAAAACTCTTATCCCGTCAATCTTCTTGATACACCTTTCCCAATGCGAGGAGATCTAGCCAAGCGTGAACCGCAGTGGGTCTCTCAATGGCAAAAAAATAAGCTTTATGAAAAGATTCGTGCTGCACATGCCAATCAGCCAAAGTTTATTTTGCACGATGGGCCTCCCTATGCAAATGGTGACATTCATATTGGTCACGCGGTAAATAAAATTCTCAAAGATATGATCGTGAAGTCCCGTTGGTTGATGGGTTTTGATTCTGTTTACGTACCCGGCTGGGATTGCCATGGCATGCCAATTGAGATTCAGATTGAAAAACAATTTGGTAAAAATCTACCTACTGCTGATGTGCAATCTAAGGCGCGCGCCTATGCACAAGTGCAGGTGGATAAGCAGAAAAAAGACTTCGAGCGCTTAGGCGTTATGGGTGACTGGAATAACCCATACCTCACTATGAACTATCGTAATGAGGCTGATGAGATTCGTGCCTTGGGCAAGATCTGGGAAAGTGGTTATGTCTTCCGTGGCTTAAAACCAGTGAACTGGTGCTTTGACTGTGGTTCTGCCCTTGCAGAAGCCGAAGTGGAATACCAAGATAAAACGGACCCAACGGTAGATGTTGGCTTTGCCTTCGATGACGCACAGCGTCCACAACTTGCAAAAGCCTTTGGACTTTCTGAGTTACCAAATAAACCAGGTCAGATTGTGATCTGGACAACGACGCCTTGGACCATTCCTGCTAATCAAGCAATGAACGTTCATCCAGAGCTTACTTATGCATTAGTAGATATTGGCGACAAGTTGTTGATTCTGGCAAAAGACCGTGTAGAAACTTGCTTGCAAGACTATGGCCTTGAAGGCAAAGTGATTGCTACTTGCCAGGGCGCTCAATTAGCAAATATTTCTTTCTGGCATCCGCTTGCGCCACTGCACGATGGCTACAAACGTCTCTCACCAATCTATCCAGCAGAGTACGTTACCCTCGACACCGGTACTGGTATTGTGCACTCCGCACCCGCTTATGGTGAGGAAGACTTTAAATCCTGTAAAGCTAATAAGCTAGCTGACAACGATATTCTTAATCCCGTTATGGGTAATGGCGTCTACGCATCATGGTTACCGCTATTTGCCAATGAATATATTTGGAAAGCAAACCCCAAGATTGTGGAAGCAATGCGCGAAGCAGGTAGCCTGCTTCGCGATAAAACCTATACCCATTCCTATATGCATTGCTGGCGCCATAAGTCACCAATCATCTATCGCGCTACCTCACAATGGTTTGCGAGTATGGATAAAAAGCCCTCCGATGGTAAAGCAAGCTTACGTGAAACCGCATTAGAAGGCATTAATAGCACCGAATTCTTCCCCGCCTGGGGCAAGCAGCGTTTACACAGCATGATTGTCAATCGCCCTGACTGGACTCTGTCACGCCAGCGCCAATGGGGTGTACCAATGGCTTTCTTAGTACATAAAGAAAGTGGTGAACCACATCCACGCACTATTGAGTTGCTCGAAGAAGTGGCAAAGCGCGTAGAAAAAGAGGGTATCGAAGCCTGGCAAAAATTAGAAGTTTCCGAACTGCTTGGCGATGAAGCTGCTCAATACGAAAAGAATCGTGACACACTGGATGTATGGTTCGATTCAGGAACAACGCACTGGCATGTGATTCGTGGATCACATCGCAATGAGTTGCTGACTGCTGAAGCAGGAACACCTAGCGGCCGTTTAGCGGATTTGTATCTGGAGGGTTCAGATCAACATCGTGGCTGGTTCCACTCCTCATTGCTCACTGGCGCAATGCTTGATGGCAAGCCGCCGTACAAAGCACTTCTCACGCACGGATTTACAGTTGATGGGCAAGGTCGCAAGATGAGTAAGTCTGTAGGCAACGTCATTGCCCCTCAACAAGTTGCTGACAAACTCGGTGCTGAAATTATTCGTCTTTGGGTAGCCTCTACTGATTACTCTGGTGAGATGACGATCTCTGATGAGATTCTGAAACGCGTTACTGAGAGCTATCGCCGCATTCGCAATACCTTACGCTTCTTGCTTGCCAATCTTTCTGACTTTGATCCAAGCAAGCACTCTATTCCTGCTGATCAATGGTTAGAAATCGATCGCTATGCTGTTGCGCTAGCCAATCAAATCCAAAGTGATGTTGAAGCACATTACAAGACATATGAATTTCATCCAGCGGTAACTCGTATGCTGTCATTCTGCTCGGAAGATTTGGGCGGGTTTTACTTAGACATTCTCAAAGACCGCCTCTACACCAGTGCGCCTGATTCACCAGATCGTCGTGCCGCACAAAATGCCTTATTCCATATCACTCGCAACCTCCTAAAATGGTTGGCACCCTTTCTTTCTTTCACGGCAGAAGAAGCTTGGCAAGCATTTCCTCATGGTGCAGGCAATAAAGTAGAATCGATCTTCATGGAGGAGTTTGGCAACTTCCCAGAAATTGCAAACGCAAATGAGTTACTTGCTAAGTGGGGTCGTATTCGTGAAATTCGCTCTGAAGTAACCAAAGCAATTGAACTTGAACGCGAAGCTGGACATGTTGGGTCATCCCTGCAAGCAGAGCTCACCATTAAATTAGGTGATGTTGACTTTGCAATCTTGCATTCATTAGAAAATGATTTACGCTTTGTGACCATTACCTCCAGCGCCAATATAGAACTCAGCAACGATGGCTTGGAAGTACTCGTACGCGGCAGCCAATATAAGAAGTGTGGGCGTTGCTGGCATCACACCAAAGACGTTGGTAGCAATGCCGATTATCCTGAACTCTGTGGTCGCTGCATCAGCAACCTCTTAGGCGATGGTGATCATCGTTTATTTGCCTAA
- a CDS encoding pyrimidine/purine nucleoside phosphorylase codes for MQFDQVSVGKKANVFFDGKCVSHTVTLPNGVRKSVGVVLPSTLRFDLSTREVMEVVDGNAFVSINGAPEQEFKAGQSWEVEKGGYFIIRAEQPVHYVCHFE; via the coding sequence ATGCAATTTGATCAAGTTTCAGTAGGAAAAAAAGCCAATGTGTTTTTTGATGGCAAGTGCGTATCTCACACGGTGACCTTACCTAATGGCGTACGTAAGTCGGTTGGTGTGGTTTTGCCAAGCACTTTACGTTTTGACCTAAGTACTAGAGAGGTGATGGAGGTGGTAGATGGGAATGCTTTTGTGAGTATCAACGGCGCTCCAGAGCAAGAGTTTAAGGCTGGCCAGAGCTGGGAAGTGGAAAAAGGTGGTTACTTTATTATTCGTGCTGAGCAGCCAGTGCACTATGTTTGTCACTTTGAATGA
- the dut gene encoding dUTP diphosphatase codes for MQSLQVKILDERMRNQLPTYGTPGSAGLDLRACIDETIEIGPGQTVLVPTGLAIYVEDPRYAAFILPRSGLGHKHGIVLGNLVGLIDSDYQGQLMVSTWNRGSTPFKLEPMERLAQLVVMPVQQVELKVVEEFTESSRGAGGFGSTGRA; via the coding sequence ATGCAATCCCTTCAAGTCAAAATTCTCGATGAACGTATGCGCAATCAATTGCCGACGTATGGCACACCAGGTAGCGCTGGATTAGATTTGCGCGCCTGCATTGATGAAACCATTGAGATTGGACCAGGCCAAACTGTTTTGGTGCCAACGGGCCTGGCTATCTATGTTGAAGATCCACGTTATGCTGCATTCATTCTTCCGCGTTCAGGTCTTGGCCATAAGCACGGAATCGTCTTAGGCAACCTAGTAGGCCTCATTGATTCTGATTACCAAGGTCAATTAATGGTGAGCACCTGGAATCGTGGCTCAACCCCTTTCAAGCTGGAACCGATGGAGCGCTTAGCTCAATTGGTAGTGATGCCGGTTCAGCAAGTGGAGCTCAAAGTGGTTGAAGAGTTTACCGAGAGCAGTCGTGGCGCCGGCGGCTTTGGTAGCACTGGGCGAGCCTAG
- a CDS encoding bifunctional riboflavin kinase/FAD synthetase gives MNVFRGPTQFSAGPACALSIGNFDGVHRGHRALLKQLVDGAKERSLVSCVMTFEPHPKEFFSPEQAPPRILNLRDKLAALSELGIDRVVVEHFNTAFARLTPDEFVSEIIMKCLNAKWILIGDDFCYGAKRAGNFASLKAAGERYGFEVSSIQTILEDGERISSSALRTALANGDMHQAEKLLGRPYGISGHVIHGQQLGRKLGFPTLNLAVANHLHHRKPATTGIFTAQVIGLSDKPLPAVASLGVRPTVEDEGRVLLETHIFDYQEDVYGKIITVELLEKIRDEAKYDGLDALTKAIAADAMHARNYFQKKAYV, from the coding sequence GTGAACGTATTCCGTGGCCCGACCCAGTTTTCTGCAGGACCCGCTTGTGCCCTAAGCATCGGTAATTTCGATGGCGTGCACAGGGGTCATCGCGCCCTTCTCAAGCAGCTCGTTGACGGAGCCAAGGAGCGCAGTCTAGTTAGCTGCGTCATGACCTTTGAGCCGCACCCAAAAGAATTCTTTTCTCCAGAGCAAGCTCCGCCCCGCATTCTCAATCTGCGCGATAAATTAGCCGCCCTATCGGAGCTTGGAATTGATCGCGTCGTGGTGGAACATTTCAACACAGCATTTGCCCGTCTTACACCAGACGAATTTGTTTCTGAAATTATTATGAAGTGCCTTAATGCCAAATGGATTTTGATTGGCGATGATTTTTGTTACGGCGCAAAACGTGCGGGTAATTTTGCGAGCCTGAAAGCTGCTGGCGAAAGATATGGCTTTGAAGTCTCTAGTATTCAAACCATCTTAGAGGATGGAGAACGTATCTCCAGCTCTGCTTTGCGTACCGCACTAGCGAATGGTGACATGCATCAGGCGGAAAAATTATTAGGCCGTCCTTATGGAATTTCTGGTCATGTGATTCATGGTCAACAATTGGGTCGCAAACTCGGATTCCCAACTTTGAATCTTGCAGTGGCTAATCACTTACACCATCGCAAGCCTGCCACTACTGGCATTTTTACTGCTCAAGTTATCGGTTTAAGCGATAAGCCCCTGCCGGCTGTGGCCAGCCTGGGCGTTAGACCTACAGTGGAAGATGAAGGTCGCGTGCTACTGGAGACACACATCTTTGATTACCAAGAAGATGTCTATGGAAAAATTATTACCGTGGAACTCTTAGAAAAAATTCGTGACGAGGCAAAGTATGACGGCCTCGACGCCCTTACCAAAGCAATTGCAGCAGATGCAATGCATGCCAGAAATTATTTCCAGAAAAAAGCATATGTCTGA
- a CDS encoding DUF192 domain-containing protein, whose product MHTLSKALRNLFPCALFISSSLAFAQVNTGLPTVELRTGIYRIQAEIADTPESRQTGLMNRTGMPTNSGMLFIFEEKAGHCFWMFSTKIPLAIAFISDDGKIVNIEEMQAGTTNNHCPKAPIRYALEMNKRWFSDRVIAPGSVMSGLPKK is encoded by the coding sequence ATGCACACATTATCAAAAGCCTTGCGCAATCTTTTTCCCTGCGCTCTTTTCATCAGCTCAAGCCTGGCCTTCGCGCAAGTGAATACTGGATTGCCAACAGTCGAATTAAGAACTGGGATCTACCGCATTCAAGCAGAAATAGCCGACACTCCAGAATCAAGGCAAACAGGCTTAATGAATCGCACTGGCATGCCAACGAACTCTGGAATGCTATTTATCTTTGAAGAAAAAGCGGGGCATTGCTTTTGGATGTTCAGTACCAAGATTCCTCTTGCAATCGCTTTCATTTCTGACGATGGCAAGATTGTGAATATTGAAGAGATGCAGGCGGGCACAACGAATAACCACTGCCCTAAAGCTCCCATTCGCTACGCCCTCGAGATGAATAAGCGCTGGTTCTCCGATCGAGTTATTGCGCCTGGGTCGGTGATGAGTGGTTTACCGAAGAAGTAG
- the clpS gene encoding ATP-dependent Clp protease adapter ClpS, translating to MFLMSRTPKNPTTGVPANPYVEDTILLEKQAEKVKAPSMYKVLLLNDDYTPMEFVVMVIQEYFNKDHETATRIMLQVHLVGKGICGVFTRDVAATKVHQVIELSREAGHPLQCTMEEA from the coding sequence ATGTTTCTCATGAGCCGCACACCAAAAAATCCCACTACTGGCGTACCAGCCAATCCCTATGTTGAGGACACCATTCTTCTCGAAAAGCAGGCCGAGAAAGTTAAGGCGCCTTCAATGTATAAAGTTTTACTATTGAATGACGATTACACGCCAATGGAATTTGTGGTGATGGTAATTCAGGAGTATTTTAATAAGGATCATGAAACAGCTACACGCATCATGTTGCAAGTTCATTTAGTTGGCAAAGGTATTTGCGGGGTATTTACTCGTGATGTCGCTGCCACCAAGGTGCACCAAGTTATCGAACTCTCCCGCGAAGCGGGTCACCCACTACAGTGCACTATGGAGGAAGCATGA